Proteins from a genomic interval of Candidatus Margulisiibacteriota bacterium:
- the bioA gene encoding adenosylmethionine--8-amino-7-oxononanoate transaminase — MSGWIKRDLRYNWHPFTQMKDHETLPPVLVEKAKGVKLFDEKGKFYYDTVSSWWCNVHGHCHPKIIAAVKSQIKKLDHVMFAGFTHKKAVELAEKLISIAPKGLARVFYSDDGSTAVETALKMSFQYWKNRGVRTKEKFVCLELGYHGDTAGAMSVSEVDVFNKLFKPLFFRSFSAPTPYCYRCPMKKERVSCSIDCIKPLEVLLKRRSKEISALIMEPIVLAAGGMIIYPHEYLKRAAQLCKKYNVHLILDEVATGFGRTGKMFACEWAKVSPDFLCLSKGITSGTLPFAATLTTEKVFMAFHADYEKRKSFYHGHTYTANPIGCAAALASLKLFRQEKTLQKAKKLSGLLKKGLSRLRSLPFVGDVRCKGLIGAVELVRDKTAKTPFAFEDRIGQRIYKEGLKHGLILRPIGNVVYLYLPLSTRESELKDILKRMYKVLSSVSSGTQK, encoded by the coding sequence ATGAGCGGATGGATCAAACGCGATCTAAGATACAACTGGCACCCCTTTACGCAGATGAAGGACCATGAAACACTTCCTCCTGTATTGGTCGAAAAGGCAAAGGGTGTAAAGCTTTTTGACGAAAAGGGAAAATTCTATTACGATACGGTCTCAAGCTGGTGGTGCAATGTCCACGGGCACTGCCACCCAAAAATAATCGCAGCGGTAAAGTCCCAGATAAAGAAGCTGGACCATGTAATGTTCGCGGGGTTCACGCATAAAAAGGCGGTTGAACTTGCGGAAAAGCTGATCTCAATTGCTCCAAAAGGACTGGCCAGGGTGTTCTATTCGGATGACGGCTCAACAGCTGTCGAGACCGCGCTTAAGATGTCGTTCCAATACTGGAAGAATAGGGGGGTAAGGACCAAAGAAAAGTTCGTCTGCCTTGAGCTGGGTTATCACGGCGATACCGCAGGGGCTATGAGCGTAAGCGAAGTGGATGTTTTTAATAAACTGTTCAAGCCTCTGTTCTTTAGATCCTTCAGCGCGCCCACCCCTTATTGTTACAGGTGTCCTATGAAGAAAGAAAGGGTATCGTGTTCTATAGACTGTATTAAGCCTCTTGAAGTTCTGCTGAAAAGAAGGTCAAAGGAGATCTCTGCTTTAATAATGGAGCCCATCGTTCTTGCCGCGGGAGGAATGATCATTTATCCTCATGAATACCTGAAAAGAGCCGCGCAACTTTGCAAAAAATATAATGTTCATCTTATCCTGGATGAGGTGGCTACCGGATTCGGCCGCACCGGCAAAATGTTCGCCTGTGAATGGGCCAAAGTATCACCCGACTTTCTGTGCCTTTCCAAGGGGATAACCTCCGGGACCCTGCCCTTTGCCGCAACTCTTACAACAGAAAAGGTATTCATGGCATTCCATGCGGACTATGAAAAACGCAAGTCCTTTTATCACGGGCATACTTATACGGCAAATCCCATAGGCTGCGCCGCGGCTCTGGCAAGCCTAAAGCTTTTCAGGCAGGAGAAGACCCTGCAAAAGGCAAAAAAACTTTCCGGACTACTCAAGAAAGGACTTTCCCGATTAAGAAGCCTTCCTTTTGTCGGGGATGTCAGATGTAAAGGCCTGATCGGGGCAGTTGAGCTTGTCAGGGACAAAACCGCAAAAACACCATTTGCTTTTGAGGATAGGATAGGACAACGGATCTATAAGGAAGGGCTAAAGCACGGTCTGATCCTGAGGCCCATAGGAAATGTGGTGTATTTGTATCTGCCGCTTTCAACCAGGGAGAGCGAACTTAAAGACATCCTTAAAAGGATGTATAAGGTGTTAAGCAGTGTCAGTTCAGGAACTCAAAAATAA
- the bioD gene encoding dethiobiotin synthase has protein sequence MKAVFICGTDTAVGKTYFTGKIYNELLDKGINAVTQKWVQTGSKGFSPDIAQHLKMAGKTKRAVKDIIDLVNPYSFKHASSPHLAARLEKKKIDVQKIKTSFKKLSKMFDHVIVEGVGGALVPLNKKTLVIDVVKELGLPAVIVAANRLGTVNQTLMTVEALKKRKIKILGIVFNNMQEDQDPKILKDNPLIISELAGVPVLGTLPYKG, from the coding sequence ATGAAGGCTGTTTTTATCTGCGGGACGGATACCGCTGTGGGCAAGACCTATTTTACGGGAAAAATCTATAACGAACTGCTGGACAAAGGCATCAACGCGGTCACGCAGAAGTGGGTGCAGACCGGCTCCAAAGGTTTTTCTCCTGACATAGCGCAGCATCTTAAGATGGCAGGAAAAACCAAAAGAGCTGTTAAGGATATCATTGATCTGGTCAATCCCTACAGTTTTAAGCATGCTTCGTCCCCCCATCTTGCGGCCAGGCTCGAGAAGAAAAAAATAGATGTGCAGAAGATAAAGACCTCATTTAAGAAACTTTCAAAAATGTTTGATCATGTGATAGTGGAAGGGGTGGGGGGCGCTCTGGTGCCGTTGAACAAAAAGACCCTGGTCATCGATGTCGTAAAAGAGTTGGGATTGCCGGCCGTAATTGTCGCGGCAAACAGGCTTGGCACGGTAAATCAGACGCTTATGACAGTTGAAGCATTGAAAAAAAGAAAGATAAAGATACTTGGGATAGTGTTCAACAATATGCAGGAGGACCAGGACCCAAAGATACTTAAGGATAATCCCTTAATAATAAGTGAACTGGCCGGGGTCCCGGTCCTTGGAACGCTGCCATATAAAGGATGA
- the bioC gene encoding malonyl-ACP O-methyltransferase BioC, whose product MPKTAKETVKRNFSRYAKTYDRYAGVQQQAAQKLIGMLPESAHQILDIGCGTGLLTKMLRGKYRSARIYALDISDEMILEAKKKVGDAEYIVADAEEFSSAAPFDLIVSNAAFQWFRDLEKALLSFKELLGPGGRMMFSIFGPLTFHELYWTLRSCLQKNIFISSKAFHGKTELAKILARVFKKTAIKEEILKEKNRSLKDLLTKIKYTGTQGQGVMGTRYLGKEALKKMEELYKEKHKGLEATYQIFFCEAQI is encoded by the coding sequence ATGCCCAAGACGGCAAAAGAGACTGTTAAACGCAACTTTTCCAGGTATGCCAAGACCTATGACAGGTATGCCGGAGTTCAGCAGCAGGCTGCACAGAAGCTGATCGGGATGCTTCCGGAGAGCGCGCATCAGATACTTGATATCGGATGCGGGACCGGGCTGCTTACAAAAATGCTGAGAGGCAAATATAGATCGGCGCGCATTTACGCTCTGGACATATCAGACGAAATGATACTGGAGGCGAAGAAAAAGGTGGGCGATGCCGAGTACATTGTTGCTGATGCGGAAGAATTCTCCTCGGCAGCTCCTTTTGACCTCATTGTATCCAATGCGGCTTTCCAGTGGTTCAGGGACTTGGAAAAAGCGCTGCTGTCCTTTAAGGAACTGCTTGGTCCGGGCGGAAGGATGATGTTTTCGATCTTTGGCCCCCTGACATTCCACGAGCTCTACTGGACGCTACGGTCCTGCCTGCAAAAGAACATTTTTATAAGTTCAAAAGCGTTCCACGGAAAGACGGAACTGGCGAAGATCCTGGCACGGGTGTTCAAAAAAACGGCAATAAAAGAAGAAATACTGAAAGAAAAGAACAGGTCTCTCAAGGACCTTCTGACTAAGATCAAATACACCGGGACTCAGGGACAGGGAGTTATGGGGACGAGGTACCTTGGCAAGGAGGCGCTGAAAAAAATGGAGGAGCTCTATAAAGAAAAACATAAGGGGCTCGAGGCAACTTACCAGATCTTCTTTTGCGAGGCTCAAATATGA
- a CDS encoding alpha/beta hydrolase: MFKITNNRCDTSLILLPGWATDHRIFEKLDLPYDYILPAPFNPNTFEAEFLEYAVQNNIKKVSLFGWSLGGYCAADFAVKHPEMIEELILVSIKKKYEKDGIEKVKGYLKESRKAYLYKFYLECFAGGKEQASKWFKDKLMKEYLEMFSLEELYAGLDYLVANPLDTEALKNTKASFIYGLNDRIVPAKEVIELKKKLPGASFELVEGAGHIPFP, translated from the coding sequence ATGTTCAAGATAACCAATAATCGCTGCGACACCTCCCTCATCCTTCTTCCCGGCTGGGCAACGGACCACCGGATCTTCGAGAAACTGGATCTGCCCTATGACTACATCCTGCCCGCGCCATTCAACCCAAACACATTTGAAGCCGAATTTCTTGAGTATGCCGTCCAAAACAATATTAAAAAGGTCTCCCTCTTCGGCTGGTCTCTTGGGGGATACTGCGCGGCAGACTTTGCCGTCAAGCATCCGGAGATGATTGAGGAGCTGATCCTTGTTAGTATAAAAAAGAAATATGAAAAAGACGGAATAGAAAAGGTCAAAGGATACCTAAAAGAAAGCAGGAAGGCATATCTTTATAAGTTCTACCTTGAATGCTTTGCCGGAGGAAAAGAACAGGCTTCTAAATGGTTCAAGGATAAATTGATGAAAGAATATCTGGAAATGTTCTCTCTTGAAGAATTGTATGCGGGACTGGACTATCTGGTCGCAAACCCGCTTGATACGGAAGCGCTAAAAAATACCAAGGCGTCCTTTATCTACGGCCTCAATGACCGGATAGTGCCGGCCAAAGAAGTTATAGAACTAAAGAAAAAGCTGCCCGGAGCAAGTTTTGAACTTGTCGAAGGGGCAGGACATATACCGTTCCCATAG
- a CDS encoding endonuclease domain-containing protein: MRQIKKEFARQLRKEHRWEENKVWQYLRDSKFLKLKFRRQFVIEGFIVDFCCRELKLVIEIDGPIHLKQKEYDKERQNIIESKGYTFIRVTNKEVNQSIHKLFDRIRQLYDNIPLPLGEGRVRAKCSR, encoded by the coding sequence TTGAGACAGATAAAAAAGGAATTTGCCAGGCAACTTAGAAAAGAACACAGATGGGAAGAGAATAAGGTATGGCAATATCTAAGGGACAGCAAATTTTTAAAACTCAAATTCAGAAGACAATTTGTTATAGAAGGATTTATCGTTGACTTCTGCTGCCGCGAGTTGAAGCTGGTTATTGAGATTGACGGTCCGATCCATCTTAAGCAAAAAGAATATGACAAAGAAAGACAAAACATCATAGAATCAAAGGGTTACACTTTTATTAGGGTGACGAATAAGGAAGTAAACCAAAGTATTCACAAATTATTTGATAGGATAAGGCAACTGTACGATAATATCCCTCTCCCTCTGGGAGAGGGTAGGGTGAGGGCCAAATGTTCAAGATAA
- the bioF gene encoding 8-amino-7-oxononanoate synthase: protein MEDRIKEFLKTRKEEGAFRALTHLSSRNEVEIEIEGCRYIDFSSNNYLGLSSHPALVEAAKNALDKYGVGSLGSRLLSGSFDVHDGLETKTAEFKQKEAALVFNTGYQANVGIISALCGKEDLVLSDRLSHASIIDGVQLSGASHFRFRHNNIQHLEDILKRHRKNFRHALVITESVFSMDGDLAPLEDLVRIKNKYNALLFVDEAHATGVFGKTGAGFVEQEKLSEEIDLIMGTFSKALGSFGAYLACSRNMKNYLINTCRSFIYSTSLPPAVAAADLAAIDVVKKERQRARELLGNSSYFRSLLSEKGLKVLGSSQIVPVVVGENAAAVKLSNSLKKNGFWVLPIRHPTVPKGSARLRFSLNFGHSREMLKRVAEVL from the coding sequence GTGGAAGACCGGATAAAGGAATTCCTTAAGACAAGAAAGGAAGAAGGCGCCTTCAGGGCTTTAACCCATCTTTCGTCAAGGAACGAGGTCGAGATAGAGATCGAAGGCTGTAGGTACATCGACTTTTCCTCTAACAATTATCTGGGGCTCTCCAGCCATCCCGCTTTGGTCGAGGCTGCAAAAAATGCCCTGGACAAATACGGGGTCGGTTCTTTGGGTTCCAGACTTCTTTCTGGGAGTTTTGATGTCCACGACGGGCTCGAAACAAAGACAGCCGAGTTCAAGCAAAAAGAGGCTGCTCTAGTATTCAATACCGGTTACCAGGCCAATGTTGGCATCATCAGCGCGCTCTGCGGCAAAGAGGACCTGGTGCTTTCGGACAGGCTAAGCCATGCCAGCATAATAGACGGAGTCCAGCTTTCCGGCGCCTCGCATTTTAGGTTCAGACACAACAATATTCAGCATCTGGAGGATATCCTGAAGCGGCACAGAAAAAACTTCAGGCACGCTCTTGTAATAACCGAGTCTGTTTTTAGCATGGACGGCGACCTGGCTCCCCTTGAGGACCTTGTAAGGATCAAGAACAAATACAACGCTCTTCTCTTTGTTGACGAGGCTCATGCCACGGGAGTTTTCGGAAAGACCGGGGCGGGATTTGTGGAGCAGGAAAAGTTGTCGGAAGAAATTGACCTGATAATGGGGACCTTCAGCAAAGCCCTGGGTAGCTTTGGCGCCTATCTTGCCTGCTCGAGGAACATGAAGAATTATCTTATAAACACCTGCCGCAGTTTTATCTATTCAACTTCTCTGCCTCCCGCGGTGGCGGCAGCCGATCTTGCCGCGATAGATGTGGTCAAAAAAGAAAGACAAAGGGCCAGGGAACTTCTTGGAAATTCCTCTTATTTCAGGTCCTTGTTAAGTGAAAAAGGCCTAAAAGTCCTGGGCAGTTCGCAGATCGTTCCTGTAGTTGTAGGAGAGAACGCTGCGGCGGTCAAGCTTTCTAACTCTCTTAAAAAGAACGGCTTCTGGGTCCTTCCGATAAGGCATCCTACCGTGCCAAAGGGCAGCGCGAGGCTGAGGTTTTCTCTCAACTTCGGGCACAGCAGAGAGATGTTAAAGAGGGTGGCGGAGGTCCTTTGA
- the bioB gene encoding biotin synthase BioB codes for MNSSYGELLELPIADLIKKADEKRRGLSLPLDVCTITNAKSGLCTEDCKFCAQSSFHSADIEVYPLKTKETMANEALHAQENGAKRFSIVTSGNVLTEDELKTIEETYREIHRNTPRLADARSGQAIEIRLCASLGALSEKQLKRLKAAGLSRYHHNIETSRNFYPKIVSTHTFDERVATIKAAKSAGLEVCSGGIIGLGESWQDRLDMASTLKELEVDSVPINILVPVKGTAMGKADFITPFDAVRTIAIFRIMLGDVSIIVAAGRETVMKDYQAMCFAAGANGMLIGGYLTTRGRSVEEDKKFIREIGQLWKTG; via the coding sequence ATGAACTCCTCTTACGGCGAACTGCTTGAGCTGCCGATAGCGGACCTTATCAAGAAAGCAGACGAAAAGCGCAGGGGCCTTTCTCTGCCTCTTGATGTCTGTACGATCACAAATGCCAAGTCCGGTCTCTGCACGGAAGACTGCAAATTTTGCGCCCAATCGTCCTTTCACAGCGCCGATATAGAAGTGTACCCGCTTAAGACAAAAGAAACCATGGCTAATGAGGCGTTGCACGCGCAGGAGAACGGAGCTAAAAGATTCAGTATAGTTACGAGCGGAAATGTTCTTACAGAAGATGAACTCAAAACTATTGAAGAAACATACAGGGAAATACATAGAAATACCCCTCGACTCGCTGACGCTCGCTCGGGGCAAGCAATAGAAATACGATTGTGTGCATCGTTGGGCGCTCTTTCAGAAAAACAGTTGAAAAGACTTAAGGCTGCCGGGCTTTCCAGATATCATCATAACATCGAGACCTCAAGGAATTTCTATCCTAAAATAGTTTCAACACATACTTTTGATGAAAGGGTCGCAACGATCAAAGCTGCTAAGTCGGCGGGACTTGAGGTCTGCAGCGGAGGGATAATCGGACTGGGGGAGAGTTGGCAGGACAGGCTTGACATGGCCTCCACATTAAAAGAACTCGAAGTGGATTCGGTCCCAATAAATATCCTTGTTCCGGTCAAGGGCACAGCAATGGGAAAGGCCGACTTCATTACGCCTTTTGATGCTGTGCGCACAATTGCGATCTTCCGGATAATGCTCGGAGATGTATCTATAATAGTGGCTGCAGGCAGGGAAACAGTTATGAAGGATTACCAGGCGATGTGTTTTGCGGCAGGCGCCAACGGGATGCTGATCGGGGGATACCTAACCACGAGAGGAAGGTCTGTGGAAGAGGACAAAAAATTCATAAGAGAGATAGGGCAACTGTGGAAGACCGGATAA
- a CDS encoding ATP-binding cassette domain-containing protein — translation MNTAVELREVSYAYPGKEAALSNISLEILEGEAVAIIGPNGSGKSTLIKIIEGSLSGEGFVRVLSSPGILHQQVHGPLSEGENRYAAAEQLLVSGIDIICLDEPITGLDARHKDQLVGLIREKEGTKLIATCDPELAFETCSKVVLINGGEIIKQGPAADILRDVILLEENDLEVPSTLVPPKNPGLYPIGNN, via the coding sequence ATGAATACGGCGGTAGAGTTGAGAGAGGTTTCATATGCTTACCCTGGCAAGGAAGCAGCCCTTTCAAATATAAGTCTGGAAATCCTTGAGGGAGAAGCTGTCGCCATTATAGGGCCTAACGGCAGCGGCAAATCGACCCTGATCAAAATAATAGAAGGTTCTCTTAGCGGAGAAGGATTTGTCAGGGTCCTTTCATCTCCCGGAATACTGCATCAGCAGGTCCACGGGCCTTTGAGTGAGGGCGAAAACCGCTATGCCGCGGCAGAACAGCTTCTTGTGTCGGGCATAGATATAATCTGCCTTGATGAGCCTATAACCGGTCTTGACGCAAGGCACAAGGACCAGTTGGTCGGTTTGATCAGAGAAAAAGAAGGCACAAAACTTATAGCGACCTGCGACCCTGAGCTTGCCTTTGAGACCTGTTCAAAAGTGGTTCTGATCAACGGCGGTGAAATAATTAAACAGGGCCCCGCGGCTGATATACTCAGGGATGTGATCCTGCTTGAAGAAAACGACCTTGAAGTTCCTTCCACGCTTGTTCCGCCTAAAAACCCCGGACTTTATCCTATCGGTAACAATTGA
- the glgP gene encoding alpha-glucan family phosphorylase, whose amino-acid sequence MKNRLVDLTGIEERGGFSADIQASWFGYPIEPIIEAEEKLVSGSSRSVAYFSMEYGLAPSVYHAFKTTRKISPSNFVKEHEVFSNMTQMDYFHRLNVDRMIDLPIYSGGLGVLAGDTLKSAADLALPLVAVGVLWHKGYFSQKFWFKGGGQFPEELTWDPETYPGLVPLKKKVDIALSGQKLVLKLWKYYVYSYDLKNVVPLVLLDANTFENVEYLREYTDQLYRSTNAWTKIVQRMILGAGGMAALEALGYKIGRYHLNEGHAAFAMIEKALKVPEKELSSSFGYTCHTPVEAGHDRFGLQEVEAAMGSERAGLTVRLGSDDKNPGVANLTQLLIRHCDKVNGVSKKHGEVMHIQFPQFKDKIKSITNGIHTFTWMSEPIKKVLANRKAELGDIESDPELLRNVMQLKKDPAFRKELWDAHQENKNRLASLLKAWFFDPKVLTVSWARRFAGYKRPTLIFQDPGELVKIAKEAGGLQIIIAGKAHPADLSASVQIEEMMSKITHLGGQRKSLRVYFLENYDTYFGKLLTSCSDIWLNNPIPPFEASGTSGMKAIVNGVLQLSTLDGWVVEAKDKNIGRIFGYVPKEGQMGSESDLRLEQDSKELYKALGEMAKLYYDTSAGNTSLEDSPWVDMMINCIGEAAFFSTHRMVRQYDAEVWEK is encoded by the coding sequence ATGAAGAACCGGCTTGTTGATCTGACGGGGATAGAAGAAAGGGGAGGTTTTTCTGCCGACATTCAGGCCTCATGGTTCGGTTATCCTATTGAGCCTATAATCGAGGCGGAAGAAAAACTGGTGTCAGGATCGTCAAGGTCCGTGGCTTATTTTTCCATGGAGTACGGGCTGGCGCCTTCTGTGTACCATGCTTTTAAGACAACAAGGAAGATCTCTCCTTCAAATTTTGTCAAGGAGCACGAAGTTTTTTCCAATATGACGCAAATGGACTATTTTCATCGGCTCAATGTGGACAGGATGATCGACCTTCCCATCTACAGCGGAGGCCTGGGCGTTCTTGCGGGCGACACGCTTAAGTCAGCTGCTGACCTTGCGCTACCTCTGGTGGCGGTGGGTGTCCTCTGGCACAAAGGTTATTTCAGCCAAAAATTCTGGTTCAAGGGCGGCGGACAGTTCCCGGAGGAGCTTACCTGGGACCCCGAAACCTATCCCGGGCTGGTCCCTCTCAAGAAGAAAGTCGATATAGCTTTAAGCGGACAGAAACTTGTCCTCAAACTGTGGAAATACTATGTGTATTCGTACGACCTTAAGAATGTCGTACCTCTGGTGCTTCTTGACGCTAATACTTTCGAAAATGTGGAATATCTCAGAGAGTATACCGACCAGTTGTACCGCAGCACCAATGCCTGGACCAAGATCGTACAGAGGATGATACTTGGGGCCGGCGGCATGGCGGCGCTGGAAGCTCTGGGCTACAAGATCGGCAGATACCACCTCAACGAAGGACATGCTGCCTTTGCCATGATAGAAAAAGCACTAAAGGTCCCGGAAAAGGAATTGTCCTCTTCATTTGGATATACCTGCCACACGCCGGTGGAGGCCGGGCATGACAGGTTCGGCCTGCAGGAGGTAGAGGCGGCCATGGGCAGCGAAAGGGCGGGTCTGACGGTAAGACTCGGATCCGATGACAAAAATCCCGGGGTAGCAAATCTTACCCAGTTGTTGATAAGGCATTGCGATAAGGTTAACGGAGTTTCCAAAAAGCACGGCGAGGTGATGCACATACAGTTCCCTCAGTTCAAGGACAAGATCAAGAGCATAACGAACGGCATCCATACTTTTACCTGGATGTCGGAACCCATAAAAAAGGTCCTCGCCAACCGCAAGGCAGAGCTTGGCGACATAGAATCCGACCCGGAACTCCTCAGGAATGTCATGCAGCTTAAAAAAGACCCCGCTTTCAGGAAAGAGCTCTGGGATGCGCATCAGGAGAACAAGAATAGGCTAGCCTCTCTTTTAAAAGCCTGGTTCTTTGATCCCAAGGTCCTTACTGTTTCGTGGGCAAGGAGGTTTGCAGGATACAAGAGGCCTACCCTTATTTTTCAGGACCCCGGAGAACTTGTGAAAATAGCAAAAGAGGCGGGAGGCCTTCAGATCATAATTGCCGGCAAGGCGCATCCTGCAGACCTTTCTGCTTCGGTGCAGATAGAAGAAATGATGTCAAAGATCACGCACCTTGGAGGGCAGAGAAAGTCCCTGAGAGTTTATTTTCTTGAGAACTACGACACATATTTTGGCAAGCTCCTTACCAGCTGCAGCGACATCTGGCTCAACAATCCTATACCTCCTTTTGAGGCTTCCGGGACCAGCGGCATGAAGGCCATTGTTAACGGGGTCCTTCAGCTCAGCACTCTTGACGGCTGGGTGGTTGAGGCAAAGGACAAGAACATTGGGCGTATCTTTGGATATGTTCCTAAAGAAGGGCAGATGGGAAGTGAAAGCGATCTGCGCCTGGAGCAGGACTCCAAAGAACTCTACAAGGCTTTAGGCGAAATGGCAAAGCTCTATTATGATACTTCTGCTGGAAATACCTCTCTTGAGGACTCCCCCTGGGTTGACATGATGATCAATTGCATAGGGGAGGCCGCTTTCTTTTCTACCCACAGGATGGTAAGACAGTACGATGCGGAGGTCTGGGAAAAATGA
- a CDS encoding carbon starvation protein A, whose product MNALTLLIIALCVFALAYRYYGAFLSAKVLVLDKNRQTPAYALRDGHDYHPTNKWVLFGHHFAAIAGAGPLIGPVLAAQFGYLPGAVWIIIGAVLAGAVHDYVILFASVRHNGLSLHKIARDYIGKTTGIATAIAVLFIIITALAGLSIVVVNALSHSAWGTFAIAVSIPAALFVGLYMYVLRKGDIVGASLIGTLLLLAGVFFGYYIQNSPAAMAFTFSKQQLSIILPVYGFIASVLPVWMLLCPRDYLSSYLKIGTVALLGVGIFFVRPELSMPAVTPFIHGGGPIIPGRVWPFVCITIACGAISGFHALISSGTTPKMISSEKDIRLIGYGAMLVEGFVALMALIAATTLIPADYFAINCSPEVFKTLGMQVKDLPVLSAMVQENIAGRPGGAVSLAVGMAQIFSGIPGMKGLMGYWYHFVIMFEALFILTTVDTGTRVARFITQEILGKVSKPFSDIKWKPGIAVSSFLVVFSWGYMVYNGDIATIWPMFGVANQLLATAALIIGTTIILKNSRKKLYALVTFIPMVFMLATTATAGIENIFWNYLPKQTFNGRLNALLSCVMLILVLIIAVDAFIKWAAYLKEHGLSAQSPDKEEKTSEKEEALELDI is encoded by the coding sequence ATTAACGCCTTAACCCTTCTCATTATCGCTCTCTGCGTTTTTGCCCTGGCCTACAGGTATTACGGTGCGTTTCTGTCGGCAAAAGTGCTTGTTCTTGACAAAAACAGGCAGACCCCCGCCTACGCACTGAGGGACGGGCATGATTATCACCCCACCAACAAATGGGTGCTTTTTGGCCATCACTTTGCCGCCATAGCCGGCGCCGGGCCTCTGATAGGGCCGGTCCTTGCCGCGCAGTTCGGCTATCTTCCGGGGGCCGTCTGGATAATAATAGGAGCCGTTCTTGCCGGAGCGGTCCACGATTATGTCATCCTTTTTGCTTCGGTACGGCATAACGGGCTTTCCCTGCACAAAATCGCAAGGGACTATATAGGAAAGACCACCGGGATAGCAACAGCAATAGCAGTGCTTTTTATTATCATAACCGCGCTGGCTGGGCTTTCTATCGTGGTGGTAAATGCCCTTTCCCACAGCGCCTGGGGAACTTTTGCCATCGCCGTGAGCATCCCAGCTGCCCTGTTCGTTGGGCTATATATGTATGTACTAAGAAAAGGCGATATTGTCGGGGCATCTTTAATAGGGACACTTCTCCTTCTGGCGGGGGTGTTCTTTGGATACTATATCCAAAACTCTCCTGCGGCCATGGCCTTTACTTTTTCCAAACAGCAGCTCTCGATAATCCTTCCGGTATACGGCTTCATTGCTTCCGTACTTCCTGTATGGATGCTGCTCTGTCCCAGGGATTATCTTAGTTCCTACCTTAAGATAGGGACTGTTGCTCTCTTGGGGGTGGGGATATTTTTTGTGAGGCCCGAGCTCAGCATGCCCGCCGTTACTCCGTTCATACACGGCGGAGGGCCTATAATCCCGGGCAGGGTCTGGCCATTTGTGTGCATCACTATAGCCTGCGGCGCCATCTCCGGGTTCCATGCCCTGATCTCCTCCGGCACAACGCCAAAAATGATCTCAAGCGAAAAAGACATCAGACTGATAGGTTACGGAGCGATGCTGGTGGAAGGGTTTGTGGCGTTGATGGCGCTGATAGCCGCAACCACCCTTATCCCCGCCGATTATTTTGCGATAAACTGCTCTCCGGAGGTCTTTAAGACCCTGGGAATGCAGGTAAAAGACCTGCCCGTTTTGTCCGCTATGGTGCAGGAGAACATTGCCGGGCGGCCCGGAGGCGCGGTATCGCTTGCTGTCGGCATGGCACAGATCTTTTCCGGCATACCGGGGATGAAAGGCCTGATGGGTTATTGGTATCACTTTGTCATTATGTTCGAAGCATTGTTCATTCTGACCACCGTTGACACAGGCACCCGGGTGGCAAGGTTCATTACGCAGGAGATACTGGGAAAGGTCTCAAAACCTTTTTCTGACATAAAATGGAAGCCCGGAATAGCAGTTTCGAGCTTTTTGGTGGTTTTTTCTTGGGGATATATGGTTTACAACGGGGACATCGCAACTATCTGGCCGATGTTCGGGGTGGCAAATCAATTGCTGGCTACTGCGGCTCTGATAATAGGAACAACTATAATCCTTAAGAACAGCAGAAAAAAACTCTATGCCCTGGTCACGTTCATCCCTATGGTCTTTATGCTTGCCACCACAGCGACCGCAGGCATAGAGAACATATTCTGGAACTATCTGCCGAAACAGACCTTTAACGGCAGATTGAACGCCCTGCTCTCCTGCGTGATGCTTATACTCGTCCTTATCATAGCCGTTGACGCGTTCATAAAATGGGCCGCTTACTTAAAAGAGCACGGGCTATCAGCTCAAAGCCCTGACAAAGAAGAAAAGACATCCGAAAAAGAGGAAGCATTGGAGCTTGATATATAG
- a CDS encoding protease inhibitor I42 family protein, which produces MRKFRPILALTLTVLAFTTGSAFAAENRPDLIQTKPYSSFSIRLRSNPTTGYSWKISKISDKRIVKASASRYEPDRPVLSGSGGQEIWSFKALRPGKARIEMSYQRPWEKGVPPARTKTFSIRVR; this is translated from the coding sequence ATGAGGAAGTTCCGGCCAATATTAGCATTAACTTTAACGGTCCTTGCCTTTACAACAGGATCGGCTTTTGCTGCGGAAAACCGACCGGACCTGATCCAAACAAAACCTTATTCATCATTTTCCATCCGGTTAAGATCCAATCCTACCACCGGATATTCCTGGAAGATCTCAAAGATCTCGGATAAAAGGATCGTTAAAGCCTCGGCATCCAGGTATGAACCTGACCGGCCCGTTCTTTCGGGAAGCGGAGGACAGGAGATCTGGAGCTTCAAAGCTCTCAGACCGGGAAAAGCCAGGATAGAAATGTCCTATCAAAGGCCCTGGGAAAAAGGGGTCCCGCCCGCCAGGACAAAGACCTTCAGCATAAGGGTCAGGTAG